In Nostoc sphaeroides, the genomic window TATCGCCAACAACAAAGAGCAATGCTGAAAAGAAGCTATTTCAATTTTTTGCAAAAGACCTTAGTAATGATTATATTGTTTTTCATGGAGCATGGTGGCAGCACATCAAATATGTCGTCCAGGATAGAGAAGCTGACTTCATAATTATTCATCCTGAAAAAGGAATACTCATAGTAGAAGCTAAAGGAGGAGAAATAAGATATGATTCTTTTAATAAGGCTTGGTATCAAAACCAAATTAGGATGAAAATATCTCCCTTTGAGCAAGCTAGACAAATTAAGTATAAGTTCTTAGATTTTATTAGTAAGCACAGCGAATTTTCAATGCAAAATTTTTGTATTGGACAATGTATTGCTTTCCCTGATGTCGATGAGGTTATAAATGGACTCCCTTCTGAAGCACCACAAGAAATATTACTTTTACGTCCTCAAATAAAAAATATTAATAACTGGGTTTCTTCCGTTTTCAGTTACTATGCGAAGGGAAAAATTATAAAACTTGGAAGTAATCGTACAGAAAAAATCGTTGACCTTATATCTCCAAGTACTAAGTTTAAAAAATATATAGCCAATGATATTAATGATACAAAACAAGAAATTATTCAATTAACCGAGCAACAATTCAACATCTTAAATTACCTCTATCATCATTCTAAGTGCATAATTTTAGGATGTGCTGGTTCAGGGAAAACTCAATTAGCAATAGAAAAAGCTAGAAGGTTGTGTCAACATCAAATAAGAACGTTAGTGATTTGTAAATCTAACAACCTTTCACTATATCTTGCAGCATCCTTGCAACATGAAATCCAATCAGGATACTGCGTGGTTTATAGCTTTGAAGAAGTAAAGGTAAAAAATTATAAGGTTAAATTTGAGTTTACGGCAATCATTGTTGATGAAGGGCAAGACTTTGAACCTCAGGAAATTAACGACTTAAGCAACTTGATTCCACATGATGGAATATTCTACATTTTTCAAGACAGTAATCAAAATCTTTCAAAGAATGCAAATAAATTTGCACTTGGGGTAATTCCAAATACTTTGGATAAAAACTGTCGAAATACTGAAAAAATATTCAAATATGCAAAGCCATTTGTATCCTGTACCCATCCAATAAAGAGTTCATCTATTGATGGAAGGGATGTTGTACAACGACTCTATCAAGAGACAAATGAGATATTTAGGATGTTAGAAGAAGATATTCTAAATTTAGTTGAGCAAGAGAACGTTATTCCTAGCCAAATTGTTATATTAACTGATATGTATCCACTGGCTAAGTCCATACTTTCAGATTATTCGCATATCAATCGTTTTCATCTCAAAGAGTATTCATTTTCTAATAAAGATCCAAATACTCTTCAGTGGTCGAATGTAGGGATGTATAAAGGTCTAGAAAGTGATGTGATAATCCTATTCTTTGAGAAGGCGAAAACATTAATCCCAAGTAGGTGGGATATTGCAAATAAATATATCGGAGCAACAAGAGCAAAAAGCTTTCTTATTATTTATGAATCTCCTGATCCAGAAATTGACTTTTAATGTATCTATTTCACTGGAAAATAATACTTTCAGATTCATATTCTATTTCACTCTCTTCCAAAATTTCTTCAAAAGAAACCAACCTTGAAGAGCCTTGGAAACATAAAGTTCCAATTTGATAAACTGCATTTTGAATTGGTTCTGGTATTGGACGTTTTAAACTTTTCGATACAAAATCTTCCACATATCTATGATCTTTGAAAAGCAAATAGTAAGCATATATACAATTTAATTGCAATGCCATACAGGTGATTCTCATTAACTTAGTTATATGTTCAATAATCCTCTCTCTTAAATTTTTTCTTGCTGATATTCTTTCTATATACGTTAATGCCCCCTTTCGTGGCTTAACTAGATGATGAATGATTCTAGTCTTGATAAATGTATTAATAAGCTCATCATCAAATACAGCGAAAAGATATTTAAGGCTAATCCTCTGGACATCATCACTATAATCTTGAGATAAAAACTTTACAAATAACCAAGAGTATAATTTTCCATGTTTTGGATACATTTTAGATAATTGGTATAGCCATTCTATATGCTCACTAAATATTTGAGTTTCTAGCTCTATACCTAATGGAATTTCATTTAAAAACTTACCAAACTGTTTTGCTTTATCTTCATTATTAATATCTTCTATTTTTAAAAATACTGTTTGATGTTCTAAATAGTAAGATTCTTTATGCATACTTATTTTTTCTGAATCAATTTCTTTTATTATGTATGTTTTATTTAGCTTTTTTTCTTGCTTGCTTTCATCATATTCCTCTTCTTGAAATGGCATTGCAGAAACTCCACTTTCCTTTGACTCTTCAATAAAATTAATTATTTCTTCTTCAGCTTCTATAACCTTGGTTTTAGAAGCGTTTAAATTTACCCCTATTTTTAAAAGAAATTCTTGTAATATTATTGAGGCTTTAACCGCATCAGTTTTACTGTTCGTAAAAATACGGAAATCATCTACATATCTTCCAAAGTTTATACCCAAGTTAAATAATGCTTCGTCAGCTTCCTTCAGAAATATATTGGCTATAAATCCCTCTGCTTCATTTCCTATCGGTATACCTTGACTATTATATGTTTCACTTAGTTTCCCATCCACAATTGAGTAGTAACAGATTTTGAACTTCAAAGTTTTACCAAAAAGAATTAAGAAATGTGTGTCTTTTGCTATATTAATTTGTTTTGAAATCGCTAATAGCAAGTATTCGTGAGATATGGAATCATAAAAAGACGATATATCGGTTTTCAACATACAACTGCTGTTCTCAACTTGTGATAATTGCCAAGCGATAAATTCTTTAACACCTTCATAGTAATACCTATATAAATTTCCCTTGGATTTCTTCTTTTTTTCAATATTTCTCTCAAGGCGATATGAAAAGCAAGTTTGAACAAACGTAAAGTCCAATAATTCAGCTAATACAGACACAAAAATAAATTTAATTACTAAGTCTTTAAATGGAGTGTATATCATTCTCCTGAAGAACATATCTGATTTTGGTAGATAGTAAGAAAATGCAGTTTCTGCATCATATAAATTTGGATTTTCAAGAGATGATTCAATCTCTTTAAACAACTTCTCTTTATTTTGCCTATAGTAATCTATCTCAATAAAGTTACAGTAAGAATCATGAGTAATTCTGTACGATATGGCATATACATAAGCTCTTTCAAAAACTTCTCTCTT contains:
- a CDS encoding nuclease-related domain-containing DEAD/DEAH box helicase; protein product: MARMIPEKLSPTTKSNAEKKLFQFFAKDLSNDYIVFHGAWWQHIKYVVQDREADFIIIHPEKGILIVEAKGGEIRYDSFNKAWYQNQIRMKISPFEQARQIKYKFLDFISKHSEFSMQNFCIGQCIAFPDVDEVINGLPSEAPQEILLLRPQIKNINNWVSSVFSYYAKGKIIKLGSNRTEKIVDLISPSTKFKKYIANDINDTKQEIIQLTEQQFNILNYLYHHSKCIILGCAGSGKTQLAIEKARRLCQHQIRTLVICKSNNLSLYLAASLQHEIQSGYCVVYSFEEVKVKNYKVKFEFTAIIVDEGQDFEPQEINDLSNLIPHDGIFYIFQDSNQNLSKNANKFALGVIPNTLDKNCRNTEKIFKYAKPFVSCTHPIKSSSIDGRDVVQRLYQETNEIFRMLEEDILNLVEQENVIPSQIVILTDMYPLAKSILSDYSHINRFHLKEYSFSNKDPNTLQWSNVGMYKGLESDVIILFFEKAKTLIPSRWDIANKYIGATRAKSFLIIYESPDPEIDF
- a CDS encoding RNA-directed DNA polymerase, whose protein sequence is MGRTADVRLDLLKTDKSTFNIDNLMNKDFLIDQIRKREVFERAYVYAISYRITHDSYCNFIEIDYYRQNKEKLFKEIESSLENPNLYDAETAFSYYLPKSDMFFRRMIYTPFKDLVIKFIFVSVLAELLDFTFVQTCFSYRLERNIEKKKKSKGNLYRYYYEGVKEFIAWQLSQVENSSCMLKTDISSFYDSISHEYLLLAISKQINIAKDTHFLILFGKTLKFKICYYSIVDGKLSETYNSQGIPIGNEAEGFIANIFLKEADEALFNLGINFGRYVDDFRIFTNSKTDAVKASIILQEFLLKIGVNLNASKTKVIEAEEEIINFIEESKESGVSAMPFQEEEYDESKQEKKLNKTYIIKEIDSEKISMHKESYYLEHQTVFLKIEDINNEDKAKQFGKFLNEIPLGIELETQIFSEHIEWLYQLSKMYPKHGKLYSWLFVKFLSQDYSDDVQRISLKYLFAVFDDELINTFIKTRIIHHLVKPRKGALTYIERISARKNLRERIIEHITKLMRITCMALQLNCIYAYYLLFKDHRYVEDFVSKSLKRPIPEPIQNAVYQIGTLCFQGSSRLVSFEEILEESEIEYESESIIFQ